The Xenopus tropicalis strain Nigerian chromosome 2, UCB_Xtro_10.0, whole genome shotgun sequence genome window below encodes:
- the wdr45 gene encoding WD repeat domain phosphoinositide-interacting protein 4 isoform X1: MAQQRGVNGLRFNQDQSCFCCAMETGVRIFNIEPLMEKGHLDQEQVGSVGQVEMLHRCNLLALVGGGSNPKFSDISVLIWDDSRDGKDKLVLEFTFTKPVLSVRLRSEKIVIALKNRIYVYSFPDNPTKLFEFDTRDNPKGLCDLCPSLEKQLLLFPGHKCGSLQLVDLCNAKPGSSSAPFTINAHQSELGCLAVNQQGTLVASASRKGTLIRLFDTQTREQLVELRRGTDPATLYCINFSHDSSFLCSSSDKGTVHIFALKDTKLNRRSALARVGKVGPMIGQYVDSQWSLASFTVPAESACICAFGKNTSKNVNSVIAVCVDGTFHKYVFTPEGNCNREAFDVYLDICDDDIF, translated from the exons GCTGCTTCTGCTGTGCTATGGAGACAGGTGTGCGAATCTTTAATATTGAACCCCTCATGGAGAAAGGGCACCTTG ATCAGGAGCAGGTGGGCAGTGTAGGACAAGTAGAGATGTTGCACAGATGCAATCTGCTGGCTCTGGTGGGAGGTGGAAGTAATCCAAAATTCTCAGATATATCAG TATTGATTTGGGACGATTCTCGTGATGGGAAAGATAAGTTGGTCCTTGAATTTACCTTCACTAAACCTGTGCTGAGTGTGCGCCTTAGATCTGAGAA GATTGTCATAGCCTTGAAGAATCGAATTTATGTCTATTCTTTTCCCGACAATCCAACCAAACTCTTTGAATTTGACACACGGGACAACCCCAAAG GTCTTTGTGACCTATGCCCTAGTCTGGAGAAGCAACTGTTGCTGTTCCCAGGCCATAAGTGTGGCAGCCTTCAACTTGTG GATCTGTGTAATGCAAAGCCTGGCAGTTCATCAGCACCATTCACAATTAATGCTCATCAGAGTGAACTAGGATGCCTGGCAGTCAATCAGCAGGGAACTCTGGTAGCTTCTGCCTCACGCAAAGGAACATTAATCCGTCTCTTTGACACCCAAACACGGGAACAGCTTGTGGAACTCCGTCGGGGAACAGACCCAGCCACTCTGTACTG TATAAATTTCAGCCATGACAGCTCCTTTCTCTGCAGTTCCAGTGATAAAGGCACTGTACATATATTTGCCCTGAAGGATACCAAGCTTAACCGCCGATCAGC TTTGGCACGTGTAGGAAAAGTTGGCCCTATGATCGGTCAATATGTGGATTCACAGTGGagtttggccagctttactgtgcCTGCAGAATCTGCCTGTATCTGTGCTTTTGGCAAGAACACCTCCAAAAATGTCAACTCAGTCATAG CGGTCTGTGTGGATGGAACATTTCACAAATATGTCTTCACACCAGAAGGAAACTGTAACCGTGAGGCCTTTGATGTGTATCTGGACATTTGTGATGATGATATCTTCTAA
- the wdr45 gene encoding WD repeat domain phosphoinositide-interacting protein 4 isoform X2 produces the protein MAQQRGVNGLRFNQDQSCFCCAMETGVRIFNIEPLMEKGHLDQEQVGSVGQVEMLHRCNLLALVGGGSNPKFSDISVLIWDDSRDGKDKLVLEFTFTKPVLSVRLRSEKIVIALKNRIYVYSFPDNPTKLFEFDTRDNPKGLCDLCPSLEKQLLLFPGHKCGSLQLVDLCNAKPGSSSAPFTINAHQSELGCLAVNQQGTLVASASRKGTLIRLFDTQTREQLVELRRGTDPATLYCINFSHDSSFLCSSSDKGTVHIFALKDTKLNRRSAGLCGWNISQICLHTRRKL, from the exons GCTGCTTCTGCTGTGCTATGGAGACAGGTGTGCGAATCTTTAATATTGAACCCCTCATGGAGAAAGGGCACCTTG ATCAGGAGCAGGTGGGCAGTGTAGGACAAGTAGAGATGTTGCACAGATGCAATCTGCTGGCTCTGGTGGGAGGTGGAAGTAATCCAAAATTCTCAGATATATCAG TATTGATTTGGGACGATTCTCGTGATGGGAAAGATAAGTTGGTCCTTGAATTTACCTTCACTAAACCTGTGCTGAGTGTGCGCCTTAGATCTGAGAA GATTGTCATAGCCTTGAAGAATCGAATTTATGTCTATTCTTTTCCCGACAATCCAACCAAACTCTTTGAATTTGACACACGGGACAACCCCAAAG GTCTTTGTGACCTATGCCCTAGTCTGGAGAAGCAACTGTTGCTGTTCCCAGGCCATAAGTGTGGCAGCCTTCAACTTGTG GATCTGTGTAATGCAAAGCCTGGCAGTTCATCAGCACCATTCACAATTAATGCTCATCAGAGTGAACTAGGATGCCTGGCAGTCAATCAGCAGGGAACTCTGGTAGCTTCTGCCTCACGCAAAGGAACATTAATCCGTCTCTTTGACACCCAAACACGGGAACAGCTTGTGGAACTCCGTCGGGGAACAGACCCAGCCACTCTGTACTG TATAAATTTCAGCCATGACAGCTCCTTTCTCTGCAGTTCCAGTGATAAAGGCACTGTACATATATTTGCCCTGAAGGATACCAAGCTTAACCGCCGATCAGC CGGTCTGTGTGGATGGAACATTTCACAAATATGTCTTCACACCAGAAGGAAACTGTAA
- the wdr45 gene encoding WD repeat domain phosphoinositide-interacting protein 4, whose amino-acid sequence MVYTNTLSYLTLCLSDQEQVGSVGQVEMLHRCNLLALVGGGSNPKFSDISVLIWDDSRDGKDKLVLEFTFTKPVLSVRLRSEKIVIALKNRIYVYSFPDNPTKLFEFDTRDNPKGLCDLCPSLEKQLLLFPGHKCGSLQLVDLCNAKPGSSSAPFTINAHQSELGCLAVNQQGTLVASASRKGTLIRLFDTQTREQLVELRRGTDPATLYCINFSHDSSFLCSSSDKGTVHIFALKDTKLNRRSALARVGKVGPMIGQYVDSQWSLASFTVPAESACICAFGKNTSKNVNSVIAVCVDGTFHKYVFTPEGNCNREAFDVYLDICDDDIF is encoded by the exons ATGGTATACACAAATACTCTGTCTTATCTTACCTTATGTCTTTCAGATCAGGAGCAGGTGGGCAGTGTAGGACAAGTAGAGATGTTGCACAGATGCAATCTGCTGGCTCTGGTGGGAGGTGGAAGTAATCCAAAATTCTCAGATATATCAG TATTGATTTGGGACGATTCTCGTGATGGGAAAGATAAGTTGGTCCTTGAATTTACCTTCACTAAACCTGTGCTGAGTGTGCGCCTTAGATCTGAGAA GATTGTCATAGCCTTGAAGAATCGAATTTATGTCTATTCTTTTCCCGACAATCCAACCAAACTCTTTGAATTTGACACACGGGACAACCCCAAAG GTCTTTGTGACCTATGCCCTAGTCTGGAGAAGCAACTGTTGCTGTTCCCAGGCCATAAGTGTGGCAGCCTTCAACTTGTG GATCTGTGTAATGCAAAGCCTGGCAGTTCATCAGCACCATTCACAATTAATGCTCATCAGAGTGAACTAGGATGCCTGGCAGTCAATCAGCAGGGAACTCTGGTAGCTTCTGCCTCACGCAAAGGAACATTAATCCGTCTCTTTGACACCCAAACACGGGAACAGCTTGTGGAACTCCGTCGGGGAACAGACCCAGCCACTCTGTACTG TATAAATTTCAGCCATGACAGCTCCTTTCTCTGCAGTTCCAGTGATAAAGGCACTGTACATATATTTGCCCTGAAGGATACCAAGCTTAACCGCCGATCAGC TTTGGCACGTGTAGGAAAAGTTGGCCCTATGATCGGTCAATATGTGGATTCACAGTGGagtttggccagctttactgtgcCTGCAGAATCTGCCTGTATCTGTGCTTTTGGCAAGAACACCTCCAAAAATGTCAACTCAGTCATAG CGGTCTGTGTGGATGGAACATTTCACAAATATGTCTTCACACCAGAAGGAAACTGTAACCGTGAGGCCTTTGATGTGTATCTGGACATTTGTGATGATGATATCTTCTAA